GCGTTCGCAGGAGCGGGCTTCAATGTACGCCCCGCAGATAAGCTTGTCGATCAGCGTCAGCGGTTCGTGGGTGCGTACTTCTTTCAGCATCCCTTTGGCGTAGCGGCTGGCGGTGATTTTGACGTAAGGAATGTTGCGGGCCAGCATCGCCTCGCGCACCTGCCAGAAGTGGTGCAGCTCCTCTTTAATCAGCAGCACCATGCTGTCGATGAGCGCCTGTCCCCACGGATCGTCGGTTTTGGGCATCACGCTTTTGCCAATCTGCTTGTGCAGGGCGATGAAATCGGGTTCCGGGCCGTCGCGGAAGGTGAACAGTTCGTAGGGTTTGAGCCAGTCGAGCAACGCGTCGGCACCGCTTTCGTCGGCGACGTATTTGCGCACCAGCAACAGTGCAGTCTGGGCGGCCTTCAGCTCGCACACCATGTGATCGGTGAGGAGCAGCGGCAGGTTTGCCGGGTCGCGGGCTTTATCAATCCATGCTTGCGGAGTCGGGCACTGGAGGAAGTTGAGTACGGGGGCGAGTATCTGCGGGTAATCCATGGTTCTGCCTTGAAAAAAGCGGTGGCACGCGCCACCGCCTGAAACGCTTAGTGACGCACGCCGTCGTCGTCTTCGTCGATGTAATCTTCGTCGTCGCCTTCTTCGCCCTCTTCACCGTTCGGATCTTCGAAGTAGGTTCCCCAGCCGTCGTATTCCACGTCAAACTTCTCGGCCAGGTTCATTAGCTGTTCTACCTGGGCGTCGATCAGCTCTGCCTTCAGCGCGCCTTCGCTCAGGATGTCGCAGCAGATGACGGTGTCGCCCTCTTCCACTTCCAGCTCTTCCGGCTC
This region of Enterobacter cancerogenus genomic DNA includes:
- the miaE gene encoding tRNA isopentenyl-2-thiomethyl-A-37 hydroxylase MiaE, which produces MDYPQILAPVLNFLQCPTPQAWIDKARDPANLPLLLTDHMVCELKAAQTALLLVRKYVADESGADALLDWLKPYELFTFRDGPEPDFIALHKQIGKSVMPKTDDPWGQALIDSMVLLIKEELHHFWQVREAMLARNIPYVKITASRYAKGMLKEVRTHEPLTLIDKLICGAYIEARSCERFAALAPFLDDDLQKFYLSLLRSEARHYQDYLALAQQVSDNDISPRIQHFGEIEATLITTPDHEFRFHSGVPV
- the rraB gene encoding ribonuclease E inhibitor RraB, coding for MANPEHLEEQREETRLIIEELLEDGSDPDALYTIEHHFSADDFDALEKMAVEAFKLGYEVTEPEELEVEEGDTVICCDILSEGALKAELIDAQVEQLMNLAEKFDVEYDGWGTYFEDPNGEEGEEGDDEDYIDEDDDGVRH